A stretch of the Planktothricoides raciborskii GIHE-MW2 genome encodes the following:
- the pheT gene encoding phenylalanine--tRNA ligase subunit beta, with the protein MWISIKWLRELVDINQSPEELAETLTMAGFEVEEIENRASWADGVVVGKVLKRDRHPDADKLSVCTVDVGAEEPLNIVCGAQNVRADIYVPVATVGTYLPKVNLTIKPAKLRGVPSSGMICSLAELGLAKESEGIHIFSGDNLQVGSDARPLLGLDDVLLDLTATANRADALSMVGVAREVAALTGATVRLPKAKTVSVVKPAGPSLKLNIQESQGCPAYIGTLISGVKIGPSPAWLQQRLEGSRIRPINNVVDVTNYVLLEWGQPLHAFDADKLKAVAGGDRLTVGVRFAQPGETMKTLDSQNRQLQAETLLITANDRPVALGGVMGGESTEVDGETQNILLEAALFDSATIRRSARSQGLRSESSNRYERGVNQAGVEEACRRAIALILELAGGEAMGQEMVDKRTGLTPQPIDLRLDRVNQVLGPTKAELNALKGTGSLQPNDIERILNALGCQISPTKQKNVWSVTVPPYRAKDLEREIDLIEEIARLYGYDNFCETLPSKTAAGGLSVEQQTLRNLRAAFRGAGLTELMHYSLVKPGETNQIELANPLFAEYSALRTQMLSGLIDAFQQNQDQGNGALNGFEIGQIFWKEGEALKEKEAIAGIMGGDPTVNRWVRSGKEQRITWYEAKGLLDSIFERMGIGVEYRPWGKEIAKGQSDGEATALCAEFASATLHPGRTASLWLWGKCLGVFGQLHPQLRQQRELIDEVYIFQLDLGLLVQAASKNTIQKFAAYSTFPASDRDLAFFSPVDLSVADLQKVMLKAGGKLLESVQLFDEYQGKNVPEGQRSLAFRLVYRVGDRTLTDQDIEPIHNKVRDALVKQFNLTLRS; encoded by the coding sequence ATGTGGATTTCTATCAAGTGGTTACGGGAACTGGTGGATATTAACCAATCCCCAGAAGAATTAGCGGAAACCCTGACAATGGCGGGGTTTGAGGTGGAAGAAATCGAAAATCGTGCATCCTGGGCTGATGGGGTAGTGGTGGGAAAGGTGCTGAAACGCGATCGCCACCCAGACGCCGATAAACTCAGTGTTTGCACCGTAGACGTTGGGGCAGAGGAACCGTTAAATATTGTCTGCGGAGCACAGAATGTCCGGGCAGATATTTATGTCCCGGTGGCAACAGTGGGCACCTATTTGCCGAAAGTGAATCTAACCATCAAACCAGCCAAACTCCGGGGTGTGCCTTCGTCCGGGATGATTTGTTCTTTGGCGGAATTGGGTTTAGCCAAAGAGTCGGAAGGGATTCATATTTTTTCTGGGGATAACCTGCAAGTAGGCAGTGACGCCCGTCCGTTGTTAGGACTCGATGATGTGCTGCTGGACTTGACCGCCACCGCAAACCGGGCGGATGCCTTGAGTATGGTTGGGGTAGCGCGGGAAGTGGCCGCCCTGACCGGGGCAACGGTGCGCTTGCCAAAAGCGAAAACCGTTTCAGTGGTGAAACCCGCAGGGCCAAGTCTGAAGCTGAATATCCAAGAATCTCAAGGCTGTCCCGCGTATATTGGCACTTTGATTTCTGGGGTAAAAATTGGCCCGTCTCCCGCTTGGTTGCAGCAACGGCTGGAAGGGTCGCGCATTCGCCCGATTAATAATGTGGTGGATGTGACTAATTATGTGTTGCTGGAATGGGGACAACCCCTTCATGCTTTTGATGCGGATAAGTTGAAAGCGGTGGCAGGAGGCGATCGCCTTACGGTGGGGGTGCGTTTTGCCCAACCAGGGGAAACTATGAAAACCTTGGATAGCCAAAATCGCCAACTCCAAGCAGAAACTTTATTAATTACCGCCAACGATCGCCCCGTAGCCCTCGGTGGGGTGATGGGGGGAGAGTCCACGGAAGTGGATGGGGAAACCCAGAATATTCTATTAGAAGCGGCGCTATTTGATTCGGCCACAATTCGCAGATCCGCGCGATCGCAGGGACTCCGCAGCGAATCTTCCAATCGCTATGAACGGGGAGTTAACCAAGCGGGTGTAGAGGAAGCTTGCCGACGCGCGATCGCCCTGATTCTGGAATTAGCTGGGGGCGAGGCAATGGGTCAGGAGATGGTGGATAAGCGAACGGGCTTAACCCCTCAACCCATTGATTTACGGCTTGACCGTGTGAATCAAGTATTAGGCCCAACCAAAGCAGAATTGAACGCATTAAAAGGCACCGGCAGCCTCCAACCGAATGACATTGAACGCATTCTCAACGCTTTGGGCTGTCAAATTTCTCCTACCAAGCAAAAGAATGTGTGGAGTGTCACCGTACCTCCCTATCGGGCAAAAGATTTAGAACGGGAAATTGACCTAATCGAGGAAATTGCCCGATTATACGGTTACGATAACTTCTGCGAAACTTTGCCCAGCAAAACCGCAGCCGGTGGTTTGTCCGTGGAACAGCAAACCCTGCGGAATTTACGGGCAGCTTTTCGCGGCGCCGGGTTAACAGAATTGATGCATTATTCTTTGGTGAAACCAGGGGAAACCAATCAAATAGAATTAGCTAATCCTTTGTTTGCCGAATATTCCGCCCTGCGGACGCAAATGTTGTCCGGTTTAATTGATGCTTTCCAACAAAATCAAGACCAAGGTAATGGGGCACTAAACGGTTTTGAAATTGGTCAGATTTTCTGGAAAGAAGGGGAAGCCCTGAAGGAAAAAGAGGCGATCGCGGGTATCATGGGCGGCGATCCAACAGTCAATCGTTGGGTACGCAGTGGCAAAGAACAACGGATCACCTGGTATGAAGCCAAAGGATTACTAGATAGTATCTTTGAACGAATGGGAATTGGGGTGGAATATCGCCCCTGGGGTAAAGAAATCGCCAAGGGTCAAAGTGATGGAGAAGCTACGGCATTATGCGCTGAATTTGCCAGTGCCACATTGCATCCCGGACGCACTGCTTCCTTATGGTTATGGGGCAAATGTTTGGGAGTTTTTGGTCAATTGCATCCCCAATTACGCCAACAACGGGAATTAATTGATGAGGTCTATATCTTCCAATTAGACTTAGGATTATTGGTGCAAGCAGCCAGCAAAAATACCATTCAAAAATTTGCTGCTTATTCCACTTTCCCCGCTTCTGACCGCGATTTAGCCTTCTTCTCTCCGGTGGATTTGTCCGTGGCAGACCTGCAAAAGGTGATGTTAAAAGCCGGGGGCAAATTGTTAGAATCGGTGCAATTATTTGATGAGTATCAAGGCAAAAATGTGCCGGAAGGACAGCGGAGTTTAGCATTTCGTTTAGTCTATCGGGTGGGCGATCGTACCCTCACCGACCAAGACATCGAACCTATTCATAATAAAGTCCGCGATGCTTTGGTGAAACAATTTAACTTAACCCTGAGAAGTTAG